In Ipomoea triloba cultivar NCNSP0323 chromosome 7, ASM357664v1, a single genomic region encodes these proteins:
- the LOC116024161 gene encoding protein FAR-RED IMPAIRED RESPONSE 1-like, with protein MEPENLCSDGNDETDEAIVDEHLTCPIVLYNEENVMNVENEVGICGSLEGLKRKTLDEMYELYAQHNRALGFSIRKSTTRMNNNRIVEKYFVCSFQGTRKAKNLQGTRKSKNLDNQSEVSSSKGKRKNITRTGCEASMRVRLNDEDVYEVFPETRHKLCLWHLHQNAISRFGQLKRDKSFKDAFNKCLTTGCVNENEFENCWKSMVSNKDFFSAGTLTSQRSESTNHAIGFNAKKTISLIQFYKIFKETVKRWRSNAEQDEFQASTSYPTYILPMTGLLKHAVEVYTKALFKDFETEFLGCISTSSNIVMIDNNMMIYDAKSNDDEHYYRVVYDVINNLINSSCKKFEECGLLSCHYLRVLHINSIEQIPQHYVMKRWTKFAKSEIRDRSHIESGRPIDYINWRHEMSRKYYALVLKCQGNDEAKRILEDGYNRDFVAINALMCSRDSTKQGEDVIVSSSSNIILDPTRSTTKERKQRIKGHFEKKKKKSSDTTSSQPSKEFGSKTPNSHLF; from the exons ATGGAGCCCGAAAATCTCTGTTCTGATGGAAATGATGAAACTGATGAAGCTATCGTTGATGAGCATCTCACATGTCCTATAGTTTTATACAATGAgg aaAATGTCATGAATGTAGAGAATGAAGTTGGCATATGTGGTTCACTTGAAggcttaaaaagaaaaacacttgATGAGATGTATGAATTGTATGCTCAACATAATCGTGCTCTTGGATTTAGTATTCGTAAATCAACCACAAGGATGAATAACAATCGTATAGTTGAAAAGTATTTTGTATGCTCTTTTCAAGGAACAAGAAAAGCTAAGAATCTTCAAGGAACAAGAAAATCTAAGAACCTTGATAAccaaagtgaggtttcttcatcaaaaggtaaaagaaagaaCATTACGCGCACAGGATGTGAGGCTTCAATGAGAGTAAGGTTGAATGATGAAGATGTTTATGAG GTTTTCCCTGAAACAAGACATAAGTTATGCCTATGGCATCTTCACCAAAATGCTATTAGTAGATTTGGACAATTAAAGCGCGATAAGTCATTTAAGGACGCATTTAACAAATGTTTGACGACAG GTTGTgttaatgaaaatgaatttgaaaattgttGGAAGTCCATGGTTTCAAA CAAAGATTTCTTCTCGGCTGGAACATTGACTTCTCAAAGAAGTGAAAGTACAAATCATGCTATTGGGTTTAATGCAAAGAAAACTATAAGTTTGATAcagttttataaaatttttaaagaaacagTTAAGCGGTGGAGGAGCAATGCGGAGCAGGATGAATTTCAAGCTTCGACATCATATCCAACATATATATTGCCAATGACCGGTCTTTTGAAACATGCTGTTGAGGTATATACAAAAGCACTTTTCAAAGATTTTGAGACTGAATTTTTGGGATGCATTTCAACTAGTTCAAACATTGTGATGATTGACAATAATATGATGATTTATGATGCAAAATCTAATGATGATGAGCACTACTACCGCGTAGTGTATGATGTTATCAACAATCTAATCAATAGCTCTTGCAAGAAGTTTGAAGAATGTGGATTGTTATCCTGTCATTATTTGAGAGTCCTTCATATAAATTCCATAGAGCAAATACCTCAACATTATGTGATGAAAAGGTGGACAAAGTTTGCTAAGAGTGAGATACGGGATAGGTCGCATATAGAATCTGGTCGACCTATTGACTACATTAATTGGCGTCATGAAATGTCACGCAAATACTATGCTCTTGTGTTGAAATGCCAAGGAAATGATGAAGCAAAAAGAATTCTTGAAGATGGATATAATAGAGATTTTGTAGCAATAAATGCATTGATGTGTTCACGGGATTCAACAAAACAAGGTGAGGATGTTATTGTTTCAAGTTCATCAAACATTATACTAGATCCCACTCGTTCTACTACAAAGGAGAGAAAACAAAGAATCAAAGGTCATtttgaaaagaagaagaagaagagtagtGACACAACAAGTTCACAACCATCCAAAGAATTTGGATCAAAGACTCCTAattctcatttattttaa
- the LOC116026056 gene encoding uncharacterized protein LOC116026056 — protein sequence MLMLKMKRAQQLLPLLFVWLLFAATLHYYSLIPTAQPIRSANFKSSHPNNKLGDKNGYFHAASGKEMKIHKKPSGPNPIGNQHPPSRP from the exons ATGCTCATGCTTAAGATGAAGAGAGCACAACAGCTACTACCTCTGCTTTTCGTATGGCTTTTATTTGCTGCAACTCTGCACTATTATAGCCTCATTCCCACTGCTCAACCAATACGCTCAG CCAATTTCAAGAGCAGCCATCCAAACAACAAGCTCGGGGACAAAAATGGATACTTTCATGCAGCTTCA GGGAAAGAGATGAAGATCCATAAGAAACCATCTGGACCAAACCCGATTGGAAATCAAcacccaccatcaaggccttGA